The Trichoderma atroviride chromosome 5, complete sequence genome contains a region encoding:
- a CDS encoding uncharacterized protein (EggNog:ENOG41), translating to MSNNVRSQLGFLKRDELYDSIRPYSCRYTPHDGTPRHNLTVEMVDITIHDARPLDPTIDEMGFTLTSYPTEMAYGDYNDSEKISNIYVPELEEHLRTLFQAPHVKVIDYAVRRRHPTFPISTGSEYADQQPARLVHLGASPQLFRLH from the exons ATGTCGAACAACGTCAGAAGCCAGCTTGGATTCCTTAAGAGAGATGAGCTTTATGACTCTATTAGGCCTTATAGCTGTCGATACACTCCACACGATGGCACCCCGCGCCATAATTTGACGGTAGAAATGGTAGACATAACTATCCATGACGCGAGGCCACTAGACCCTACCATTGATGAAATGGGCTTCACGTTGACTTCATACCCCACTGAGATGGCCTACGGGGATTACAATGATAGTGAGAAGATCTCAAACATCTATGTACCAGAATTGGAGGAGCATCTTCGGACGCTATTTCAGGCACCTCACGTTAAAGTGATTGATTATGCG GTTCGACGACGGCATCCAACTTTTCCAATCTCGACCGGCTCGGAGTATGCCGATCAACAGCCAGCCAGGCTAGTTCATCTGGGTGCGTCGCCGCAACTCTTCAGACTCCATTAG
- a CDS encoding uncharacterized protein (EggNog:ENOG41), with protein MEGKQDTESEHGANHWPTIESSMYYLDQVPLYNIEKPYSMRYLPEEDIPQSNYVKVKRPISARSMREPGAGPFRIEECGFQMIDIHSHLTYDEFWDNERVQSVYIPEVKKALKLELGAKYVHVLDYAVRKRHESFPVSTGKEYQYDQPTALAHIDFTAKEGERIIRVLFGDRAEEVLKGRWQAVNVWKPIKGPLDDWPLGLCDARSVDFANDTIPGDIVFDDFVTENLQIFPSPNFQWYYVPDQSTWEALMFKSADSDETAVPGCPHSGFYNPHAREGNLRES; from the exons ATGGAAGGAAAACAAGATACCGAGAGCGAACACGGTGCGAACCATTGGCCGACAATTGAGTCATCAATGTATTACCTTGATCAGGTGCCATTGTATAACATCGAAAAGCCGTATAGCATGAGATATTTGCCTGAGGAAGATATTCCCCAGAGCAATTATGTCAAGGTGAAACGTCCAATATCGGCAAGGAGTATGCGAGAGCCAGGTGCAGGGCCATTTCGCATAGAAGAATGCGGCTTTCAGATGATTGATATCCATTCTCATTTAACCTATGACGAATTTTGGGACAACGAGAGAGTGCAGAGCGTATATATCCCGGAAGTCAAGAAGGCTTTGAAGCTTGAATTAGGAGCAAAGTATGTGCATGTTTTGGATTATGCg GTCAGAAAGCGTCACGAAAGCTTTCCGGTTTCAACAGGGAAAGAGTATCAGTACGATCAGCCTACAGCGTTGGCTCACATTG ACTTTACCGCCAAAGAAGGCGAACGCATCATACGAGTTCTCTTTGGAGATCGAGCCGAAGAAGTTCTCAAAGGCCGCTGGCAAGCAGTAAA CGTCTGGAAACCGATAAAAGGCCCCCTTGATGACTGGCCGCTAGGACTATGTGATGCTAGGTCGGTCGATTTTGCAAATGATACTATCCCCGGAGACATAGTGTTTGATGATTTTGTGACGGAGAATCTGCAGATTTTCCCATCTCCAAATTTTCAATGGTATTATGTCCCAGACCAGAGTACCTGGGAAGCGTTGATGTTTAAGAGTGCAGATAGCGACGAGACTGCAGTCCCGG GGTGCCCCCATTCTGGTTTCTACAATCCACatgcaagagaaggaaatctGAGAGAGTCTTGA